In Erpetoichthys calabaricus chromosome 6, fErpCal1.3, whole genome shotgun sequence, one genomic interval encodes:
- the LOC114653282 gene encoding pancreatic progenitor cell differentiation and proliferation factor-like protein: protein MASVPSAGCLLARNQFYRTRHNSTSSTSSSSSSCCDLLAEHERTPAPHGIHIPFEKCWWLKNFLHCENPQPAHPEISSNSGSS from the exons ATGGCCTCTGTACCCTCTGCGGGATGCCTACTTGCAAGGAATCAATTCTATAGAA CCCGACATAACTCAACGTCCAGTACATCATCTTCCAGCTCTTCATGCTGTGATCTTCTTGCAGAACATGAAAGGACGCCAGCTCCTCATG GTATTCATATCCCATTTGAAAAATGCTGGTGGCTGAAAAATTTTCTTCATTGTGAAAATCCCCAACCAGCCCATCCAGAAATATCTTCTAATAG tgGCTCAAGTTAA